Proteins encoded in a region of the Synechococcus sp. BIOS-U3-1 genome:
- a CDS encoding DUF4079 domain-containing protein, translated as MPESLSFGLNFVHPLMMWLLLAAGGYAMYLGIKAKKVRTGTPEQRKALVRGKFAQRHFLWGSALMAVMVFGTLSGMAVTYLNNGKLFVGPHLLVGLVMTGMIAAASALSPLMQRGNLLARKAHVGLNMGMMTLFLWQAVSGMQIMNRIWINR; from the coding sequence ATGCCTGAGTCCCTGTCTTTTGGCCTCAATTTCGTTCATCCGCTGATGATGTGGCTGTTACTGGCGGCAGGTGGCTACGCCATGTACTTGGGCATCAAGGCCAAGAAGGTGCGTACAGGGACACCCGAGCAGCGTAAGGCCCTGGTCCGAGGAAAATTTGCCCAGAGACACTTTCTATGGGGCAGCGCGCTGATGGCCGTGATGGTTTTTGGAACGCTGAGTGGAATGGCGGTGACTTATTTGAACAACGGCAAACTGTTTGTCGGACCGCATTTATTAGTAGGTCTTGTCATGACCGGAATGATCGCAGCAGCCTCAGCACTTTCACCCTTAATGCAGCGTGGGAACCTATTGGCCCGAAAAGCTCATGTCGGGCTGAATATGGGAATGATGACATTATTTTTATGGCAAGCTGTCAGTGGAATGCAGATTATGAACCGAATTTGGATCAATCGTTGA
- the fldA gene encoding flavodoxin FldA, which yields MIEASRQEKIVLRGFSMKFTIVFASATGHTEDIAERLDQLLPDSELKELSDFQDIKDIEDCEALICCTPTWNTGSDVKRSGTDWDEHIEQIPALNCSGKPVAIVGLGDSAAFSKFFCDAMEELYTAFQKAGGNLIGRVSGEDYIFDDSKSMIDGMFCGLPIDEDNESEKTQGRLEAWCKTILEESR from the coding sequence TTGATCGAAGCCTCGCGGCAAGAAAAAATAGTGTTGAGAGGTTTCTCTATGAAATTTACGATTGTCTTTGCATCAGCAACCGGTCATACGGAAGACATCGCCGAGAGGCTCGACCAGCTCCTTCCTGATTCTGAACTCAAAGAGCTCAGTGATTTTCAGGACATCAAGGATATTGAAGACTGTGAGGCCCTGATCTGCTGCACACCCACCTGGAATACGGGGTCCGACGTCAAAAGGTCAGGCACCGATTGGGACGAGCACATCGAGCAGATTCCAGCTCTCAATTGTTCAGGAAAACCTGTGGCCATCGTTGGCCTTGGAGATTCAGCAGCTTTCAGCAAATTTTTCTGTGATGCAATGGAAGAGCTCTATACAGCGTTCCAGAAAGCTGGTGGAAACCTCATTGGGCGTGTATCAGGTGAAGACTATATTTTTGATGATTCAAAAAGCATGATCGATGGGATGTTTTGTGGGCTTCCAATTGATGAAGACAATGAGTCAGAAAAGACGCAGGGTCGCTTGGAAGCTTGGTGCAAAACAATCTTGGAAGAATCAAGATAA
- a CDS encoding DUF1997 domain-containing protein: MSRPSDEALRHHEDVDPQVRCYRSHFSDRMEMRADPSTIATYLDQHQGWFCRCAAPMEVEALDPQAYALTLGRFGNFGFEVEPTIGLRLLPRQDRSYAIETVALPDHDPALAKLYDVDFQANLCLVDLPENTAELDQTWVNWTLDLTVWIALPRVITMLPNGLVQSSGDHLLRQIVRQISRRLTWKVQEDFHSTHELTCPPRRRAAF, encoded by the coding sequence TCACGAGGACGTGGACCCACAAGTGCGCTGCTACCGCAGCCACTTCAGTGACCGCATGGAAATGCGGGCAGATCCCAGCACAATTGCCACGTATCTCGACCAACACCAAGGTTGGTTCTGCAGGTGTGCTGCTCCGATGGAAGTCGAAGCGCTCGATCCCCAGGCATACGCTCTGACACTCGGACGCTTTGGCAATTTCGGCTTCGAAGTGGAGCCCACAATCGGCCTGCGGCTCCTGCCACGCCAAGACAGGAGTTACGCGATCGAAACCGTTGCCCTTCCAGATCACGACCCAGCTCTGGCGAAGTTGTATGACGTTGATTTCCAAGCCAATCTCTGCCTGGTGGACCTCCCTGAGAACACCGCGGAGCTCGATCAGACATGGGTCAACTGGACGCTTGATCTAACGGTCTGGATCGCACTTCCCCGAGTGATCACCATGCTCCCCAATGGGCTAGTTCAATCCAGTGGCGACCATCTGCTTCGCCAAATCGTGCGACAGATCTCACGCAGACTGACCTGGAAAGTTCAAGAGGATTTCCACTCAACCCACGAACTGACATGCCCTCCACGACGGAGAGCAGCTTTCTGA